A region from the Phycisphaerales bacterium genome encodes:
- a CDS encoding PQQ-binding-like beta-propeller repeat protein: MAPTPVFIDDSPEASQWFDQAHDQVRIGNTAEALRLYQRLLDQFPYRLLRAADQEFAFVSVRQGVQEVLLGQPDLLAAYVEVNEPVAHRLLEEGRADEVFISRFLTPAGLTAALDVAESMMVRARFDFAADVLTECRQHPRLAGEAQSRWGMLSVLTGVYGGRPGLVSQAIEAIADRPESKRLRELAERISGTFEQPPPSDAESSAALDRATLAQMGKSPTWRHDLENFRSIPMRTRRGGIPEPAQRSDEETARLLSIIPTVTSDFVFIHNGVTLTALDRFDGRERWEADYGLTASSDDGRFPSMLDSTSIQNDPTIAAVDKDRVVAIVMRPASDPDLHTLVICHDANTGERLWTTTPGGISDELSGASFIGMPIVHDGLVIVTVRKQTLRLASDYLAGVDLATGRRVWHQHLASSAIFGYYAVLPSTRPLLADGTIYFSTPLGAMTAIDARSGLVRWLRVHEPFGARMRGDLTPPSTYDTMLMTPIGVIGFTPSRRGIVVLDPLTGAQRSFHAATSWGDPLYLAHGDNALLAIGPPLPGQSITRIALDGLDHPAGNWIPLRPDEFINGRVTTGPGRVLVPTNQRLRIFDASGKELESVEINQLAVPVMVGGEVLLASAERLESFIPYEIGEPHLRARLEANPHDPNPAISLARLAFQHRRLETLMTSIDRAIDIINADPLSEINSTAQERLFAGLLDMAPHSVLPDELSDAIYYRLELLAATPQQRLAFLLSHAGSLAQAGDAAGAIDSYEAVLTTPALIDEPWTEQGSTRRAGDVARFRLTAVVADGHRDLYRPYEDTAQREFQSARSQGSADELLRVARRYPLAEVASSACIAASHQLRLEGRTDAAEAALRFGLSLQPVQPALGRVRSELLQIYEATGQWFEGMQLLRTVERGDATATVPLVEGRPLSIDEWRQRFASLLPPGERLAAIGPLGQLADIKEGQTLLTPAVGSPSSQYALVRDNRNLIGYDSSNRAQFIEILDSPTKELLAVDGSVALLGVLASRGDRIVEAYDMAQKRTLWRSGDFDGWFERNDGSRPSGRLFPAVTADSVILAEETGRIGCLDRRTGEVRWAITADIDAVKSVSASDSLLLVAGATQSGGRRGRREVESNHVLLLRPQTGATVVDIETDRFVPLDFAVLSPRGEVVYATQGRIFCFDSLRRQQRWAISDESLADPKWAGLTGSSLLVFRGDGQAVSIDLDTAAITAQPMIAPIDSGESDPRIVRHMDRFVLKAHNGVYVIESDGSISGLMAGSGRVNATVQGVACAADRIIVVVTVDNAARGLPRSVEMHTLDLTGRRIDQPYELDDRTELPGPNGIQALDGLVVVDAGRDIVFMPAPVGLGP; this comes from the coding sequence GTGGCGCCGACGCCCGTGTTCATCGATGACTCGCCCGAAGCGAGTCAGTGGTTCGATCAGGCCCACGACCAGGTGCGGATCGGCAACACCGCCGAGGCCCTCCGTTTATACCAGCGGCTGCTGGACCAGTTCCCCTATCGCCTTCTCAGGGCTGCCGACCAGGAATTCGCGTTCGTTTCGGTGCGCCAAGGGGTCCAGGAAGTGCTCCTCGGCCAGCCCGATCTGCTGGCCGCGTACGTGGAGGTCAACGAGCCGGTCGCTCATCGATTGCTTGAAGAGGGCCGGGCGGACGAGGTTTTCATCAGCCGCTTCCTCACGCCGGCGGGGCTTACGGCCGCGCTGGACGTCGCCGAGTCGATGATGGTGCGGGCGAGGTTCGACTTTGCCGCCGACGTGCTGACGGAGTGTCGGCAGCACCCTCGACTTGCGGGCGAAGCGCAAAGCCGGTGGGGCATGCTGTCGGTGCTCACGGGCGTCTATGGCGGCCGGCCGGGTCTGGTTTCGCAGGCAATTGAGGCCATCGCGGATCGGCCCGAATCGAAGCGACTGCGTGAACTGGCCGAGCGGATCAGCGGGACGTTCGAGCAGCCGCCGCCCAGCGACGCCGAGAGTTCGGCAGCGCTGGATCGCGCCACGCTGGCGCAAATGGGTAAGTCGCCGACCTGGCGCCACGACCTCGAGAATTTCCGCTCGATTCCGATGCGCACGCGGCGCGGCGGCATTCCCGAGCCGGCGCAGCGCAGCGACGAGGAGACGGCAAGGCTGCTTTCCATCATCCCGACTGTCACCAGTGACTTTGTCTTTATTCACAACGGCGTCACGCTCACCGCGCTCGACCGCTTCGATGGACGCGAGCGCTGGGAGGCCGATTACGGCCTGACGGCATCGTCCGACGACGGTCGCTTCCCGAGCATGCTCGATTCCACCTCGATTCAGAATGATCCGACCATCGCGGCGGTGGACAAGGATCGCGTCGTGGCGATCGTGATGCGTCCTGCGAGCGACCCCGATCTGCACACCCTGGTCATCTGCCACGACGCCAACACCGGCGAGCGGCTGTGGACGACGACGCCCGGCGGCATCAGCGACGAATTGAGCGGCGCTTCGTTCATCGGTATGCCGATCGTGCACGACGGACTCGTGATTGTGACCGTGCGCAAGCAGACGCTGCGACTGGCGTCGGACTACCTGGCGGGGGTGGACCTGGCGACGGGACGGCGCGTGTGGCACCAGCATCTGGCGAGTTCGGCGATCTTCGGCTATTACGCGGTGCTGCCTTCGACGCGCCCGCTGCTGGCCGACGGCACGATCTACTTCTCCACGCCGCTGGGCGCGATGACGGCGATCGATGCGCGAAGCGGGCTGGTGCGCTGGCTGCGCGTGCACGAACCATTCGGCGCGCGGATGCGCGGCGACCTCACGCCGCCGAGCACGTACGACACCATGCTCATGACGCCCATCGGCGTCATCGGCTTCACGCCCAGCAGGCGCGGCATCGTTGTGCTCGATCCGCTCACCGGCGCGCAGCGCTCGTTCCATGCCGCCACATCCTGGGGCGACCCGCTCTATCTCGCTCACGGCGACAATGCACTGCTGGCGATCGGCCCGCCGCTCCCGGGCCAGTCGATCACGCGCATCGCCCTGGACGGCCTCGATCACCCGGCGGGAAACTGGATTCCGCTGCGCCCGGACGAGTTCATCAACGGCCGCGTGACCACCGGCCCCGGGCGCGTGCTCGTGCCGACGAATCAGCGGCTGCGCATCTTTGACGCCAGCGGCAAGGAACTCGAGTCCGTCGAGATCAATCAACTGGCCGTGCCGGTGATGGTGGGCGGCGAGGTATTGCTGGCGTCGGCCGAGCGGCTCGAGTCGTTCATCCCTTATGAAATCGGCGAGCCGCATCTGAGGGCGCGGCTCGAGGCCAACCCCCACGACCCGAACCCGGCGATCAGTCTGGCGCGGCTGGCGTTTCAGCATCGCCGGCTCGAGACGCTGATGACTTCGATCGACCGCGCCATCGACATTATCAACGCCGACCCGCTCAGCGAGATCAACAGCACGGCCCAGGAGCGCCTCTTCGCGGGTCTGCTGGACATGGCCCCTCACTCGGTGCTGCCTGATGAACTGTCCGACGCGATCTACTACCGGCTCGAGTTGCTGGCCGCAACGCCCCAGCAGCGCCTGGCGTTTCTGCTCAGCCACGCGGGAAGCCTGGCCCAGGCGGGGGACGCGGCCGGGGCGATCGATTCATATGAAGCAGTGCTGACGACTCCAGCGCTCATCGACGAGCCGTGGACTGAGCAGGGCTCGACGCGCCGCGCCGGCGACGTGGCGCGATTCCGGTTGACGGCGGTGGTCGCCGACGGCCATCGCGACCTATACCGGCCGTATGAGGACACGGCGCAGCGCGAGTTCCAGTCCGCTCGCTCGCAGGGCAGCGCCGATGAACTGCTCCGGGTAGCGCGGCGCTATCCGCTGGCCGAAGTCGCCTCGAGCGCCTGCATCGCCGCTTCGCACCAGTTGCGGCTGGAGGGGCGCACGGATGCAGCCGAGGCGGCGCTGCGCTTCGGCCTGAGTCTCCAGCCGGTGCAGCCGGCGCTGGGCCGCGTCCGCTCTGAACTGCTGCAGATATACGAGGCCACCGGCCAGTGGTTCGAGGGCATGCAATTGCTTCGAACCGTGGAGCGCGGCGACGCGACGGCAACCGTGCCGCTTGTCGAGGGCCGGCCGCTCTCGATCGACGAATGGCGGCAGCGCTTTGCATCACTGCTCCCGCCCGGCGAGCGCCTTGCGGCGATCGGGCCGCTGGGACAACTTGCCGACATCAAAGAAGGCCAGACGCTGCTCACTCCGGCGGTCGGTTCGCCGTCGTCGCAGTACGCGCTGGTGCGCGACAACCGGAATCTCATCGGCTACGACTCGAGCAACCGCGCGCAGTTCATCGAGATACTCGACTCACCCACCAAGGAACTGCTCGCGGTGGACGGCAGCGTGGCGCTGCTGGGCGTGCTCGCCAGCCGCGGCGACCGCATCGTCGAAGCGTACGACATGGCCCAGAAGCGCACGCTGTGGCGCTCGGGTGATTTTGACGGGTGGTTCGAGCGCAACGACGGTTCGCGCCCCAGCGGCAGGCTGTTTCCCGCCGTGACTGCCGATTCCGTCATCCTGGCCGAAGAGACCGGGCGCATTGGATGCCTCGATCGGCGCACGGGTGAGGTCCGGTGGGCCATCACGGCGGACATCGACGCCGTCAAGTCCGTCAGCGCTTCCGACTCGCTGCTGCTCGTGGCGGGGGCGACACAGAGCGGCGGGCGGCGCGGCCGGCGCGAAGTCGAATCCAATCACGTCCTGCTGCTGCGACCGCAGACCGGCGCGACGGTCGTCGACATCGAGACGGATCGCTTCGTGCCGCTGGACTTCGCCGTACTCAGTCCGCGCGGCGAGGTCGTCTATGCGACGCAGGGACGGATCTTCTGCTTCGACTCGCTGCGGCGCCAGCAGCGCTGGGCCATCAGCGATGAATCGCTGGCCGATCCGAAGTGGGCGGGACTGACGGGCTCGAGCCTGCTCGTGTTCCGCGGCGACGGCCAGGCCGTGAGTATCGATCTCGATACTGCAGCCATCACCGCCCAACCGATGATCGCCCCGATCGACAGCGGCGAATCCGATCCGCGCATCGTTCGCCACATGGACCGCTTCGTGCTCAAGGCGCACAACGGCGTGTACGTGATCGAAAGCGACGGGTCGATCTCCGGTCTCATGGCCGGTTCGGGCCGCGTGAACGCCACGGTGCAAGGCGTTGCGTGCGCCGCTGACCGCATCATTGTCGTTGTCACGGTGGACAATGCCGCCCGGGGCCTGCCGCGCTCCGTCGAGATGCACACGCTCGATCTCACCGGCCGCCGCATTGATCAGCCTTACGAACTCGACGATCGAACGGAACTGCCCGGGCCCAACGGCATCCAGGCGCTCGACGGGCTGGTGGTGGTGGATGCGGGGCGTGATATCGTGTTCATGCCCGCGCCGGTGGGCTTGGGGCCGTGA
- a CDS encoding FG-GAP repeat protein, translating into MVIRSLGLSVLGTMTGLAAAAGAPTNLPPCPPMQLEQLTAPSCTEFQTFGRRLAVFDGRLAEGHYEQSGGKVRTYVLSGPSQWTFESELSPPGLHPIDNFGASIELATPDLLAVGRSQESGDVYTAGVVDLFSFDHQMGQWAYIQMLTAQPRVANSWFGHEVTWARTGERSVCVVGAPGSDGHGLIGAVHGFTADVQGVWSQAWSIEAPDQAPEDAYGFALDHIEGNGVSVLAVGAPGHAYVARQLPGTVYFYRFDAVNDEWIVEAQFQAPVPYDQDFFGYDVAIGLVNDVPGVTHRVAVGRPHEGGNGAPTGRGAVYVYDRQDDGSWTLEAHITPPTPNPGQIRFGWSVDLNKDGANRLIVGAPVDSAFGGGSGSAYVLERDSRTGEWVAVQGLNGHDSTANDLFGSELVLGNGESEGQAIVGAEQWNCPDRGDEFTVGAAYIFDLKPGQPGSCPPPVLTLQKVPDCFSGPGGEIEVRWFQATPDQRARIAILYAKRTGGFVIPNGNPCAGTSLGLGSLELQVAFTGSAGQFGAGRVKTSIPRAACGGYLQLLDVTRCSLSNVVRIE; encoded by the coding sequence ATGGTCATTCGGTCACTTGGTCTTAGCGTGCTTGGCACCATGACTGGACTCGCCGCCGCTGCGGGTGCTCCGACCAATCTCCCGCCCTGTCCACCAATGCAGCTCGAACAGCTAACCGCACCTTCGTGCACCGAATTCCAGACGTTTGGTCGGCGACTGGCGGTGTTCGATGGACGACTCGCGGAGGGGCACTACGAGCAAAGTGGCGGCAAGGTGCGGACGTATGTGCTTTCGGGTCCATCGCAATGGACGTTCGAATCAGAGTTGAGCCCGCCCGGCTTGCACCCCATCGACAACTTCGGAGCCTCCATTGAGCTCGCCACGCCAGACCTGTTAGCGGTCGGACGATCGCAGGAAAGTGGCGATGTGTACACGGCTGGAGTCGTCGATCTGTTCAGTTTTGATCACCAGATGGGGCAGTGGGCTTACATCCAAATGCTGACTGCGCAACCCCGAGTGGCCAATTCTTGGTTCGGTCATGAAGTGACTTGGGCAAGAACCGGTGAACGTTCCGTGTGCGTTGTTGGCGCGCCGGGGTCAGATGGACATGGTCTAATCGGTGCCGTACATGGGTTCACAGCAGATGTGCAGGGTGTCTGGAGTCAAGCGTGGAGCATTGAAGCCCCTGATCAAGCGCCCGAAGATGCCTATGGCTTTGCACTCGATCACATTGAGGGAAACGGCGTAAGTGTTCTGGCGGTGGGAGCGCCAGGCCATGCGTATGTTGCTCGTCAGTTGCCCGGCACCGTCTACTTCTATCGGTTTGATGCAGTCAACGATGAGTGGATCGTCGAAGCGCAGTTCCAGGCTCCCGTTCCTTACGACCAGGATTTCTTCGGCTATGACGTCGCAATTGGTCTCGTAAACGATGTACCGGGCGTCACCCATCGCGTGGCCGTCGGTCGACCACACGAAGGCGGCAATGGGGCACCCACGGGACGAGGCGCGGTTTATGTGTATGACCGGCAAGACGACGGCTCATGGACGCTTGAGGCGCACATCACGCCGCCGACTCCAAACCCCGGTCAGATACGCTTCGGTTGGTCGGTGGACCTGAACAAGGATGGAGCGAACCGTCTTATCGTCGGCGCCCCAGTGGACTCAGCGTTCGGTGGTGGATCGGGATCGGCGTACGTACTTGAGCGCGACAGTCGAACTGGCGAATGGGTTGCGGTTCAAGGCTTGAACGGACACGACAGCACCGCCAACGATCTGTTCGGCTCCGAACTTGTTCTCGGCAACGGTGAGTCAGAAGGTCAGGCCATTGTCGGCGCCGAGCAGTGGAACTGCCCAGATCGCGGCGATGAGTTCACGGTCGGCGCGGCGTACATCTTCGACCTCAAGCCCGGGCAGCCCGGCAGCTGTCCGCCGCCGGTGCTTACCTTGCAGAAGGTTCCCGACTGCTTCAGCGGGCCGGGTGGGGAGATTGAAGTCCGCTGGTTTCAGGCCACGCCCGACCAGCGGGCCCGCATCGCCATCCTCTACGCCAAGCGCACCGGCGGCTTCGTCATCCCCAACGGCAACCCCTGCGCCGGCACATCGCTGGGCCTTGGCTCGCTGGAACTGCAAGTCGCCTTTACCGGCTCGGCCGGCCAGTTCGGCGCCGGCCGCGTCAAGACCAGCATCCCCCGAGCCGCCTGCGGCGGCTACCTCCAACTCCTCGACGTCACCCGCTGCAGCCTGAGCAATGTCGTGAGGATTGAATAG
- a CDS encoding FG-GAP repeat protein, which produces MNSEAIGKERSTRVPIFIQSILIAASSVLWTSAALAQSLSCPPEQLQQLTAPSCDGFQTFGRRLTVLDHRMAEGHFESGGGQVRTYLLEGPRHWEFEAVLRPGDLTAFDAFGSAVAFLRDEQGNEPLLACGSQSKSDLAPSAGKSYVFALNGSGEWIEQAAVLPDVMVEYGWFGRALAWATASQRTFVIVGAPGSDGHGVLGSVYAFRQDGQGNWNQAAHLQAPDGTSDNSFGLTLDAVEGNGQTLLAVGAPGQGYVGNRQPGTAYFYRFDPVNEQWTLEAQFEAPQPVDQDFFAYDVALGLVNDIPGVTHRAAVGRPHEGGGGAPTGSGAVYIYDRHEDGTWTLQAHLTPPVANPGPIRFGWALDIEEVGAHRLIVGAPVDSAFGSASGSGFVFERDGGTGAWNPVQVLFGHDTDGNDLFGSELILGNGASAGQAIVGAEQWNCRDRGDEFTVGAVYSFDLDPGSGGACPPPVLTLQKVPDCSSGLGGELEVRWFQATPDRSARVAILFGRRTGGFVIPNGNPCAGTPLGLGSLELQVAFTGSSGQFGAGRVKTSIPRAACGGYLQLLDVTRCATSNVVRIE; this is translated from the coding sequence TTGAATAGCGAAGCGATTGGGAAAGAGAGATCAACTCGCGTGCCTATTTTCATCCAAAGCATTCTGATCGCGGCGTCGAGTGTGCTGTGGACGTCAGCAGCGCTCGCGCAGTCGCTGTCGTGCCCGCCGGAGCAGTTGCAGCAATTGACGGCGCCCTCATGTGACGGGTTCCAAACGTTTGGTCGAAGACTCACCGTATTAGATCACCGAATGGCTGAAGGACACTTTGAGAGCGGCGGCGGTCAAGTGAGGACGTATCTTCTTGAAGGACCGCGCCACTGGGAGTTCGAGGCTGTTCTTCGTCCAGGCGATTTGACTGCGTTCGATGCGTTTGGCAGTGCTGTCGCTTTCCTTCGTGACGAGCAGGGAAACGAACCATTGCTTGCTTGCGGCAGTCAGAGCAAAAGTGATCTTGCGCCAAGCGCGGGCAAGTCGTACGTATTCGCACTGAACGGATCTGGTGAGTGGATCGAGCAAGCGGCAGTGCTGCCCGATGTGATGGTTGAATACGGGTGGTTCGGCCGGGCGCTGGCGTGGGCAACAGCCAGTCAGCGCACATTCGTCATTGTCGGGGCGCCAGGCTCCGATGGGCACGGCGTGCTCGGGTCGGTCTATGCCTTCCGCCAAGATGGTCAGGGGAATTGGAATCAGGCCGCGCACCTTCAGGCGCCGGACGGCACTTCTGACAACTCGTTTGGACTGACCCTCGATGCTGTCGAAGGAAACGGACAGACACTGCTTGCGGTCGGCGCACCGGGTCAGGGATATGTCGGTAATCGTCAGCCAGGTACCGCCTACTTCTATCGGTTCGATCCTGTCAATGAACAGTGGACGCTTGAGGCGCAATTCGAAGCGCCTCAACCCGTCGATCAGGACTTCTTTGCTTACGACGTTGCACTTGGTCTGGTGAACGATATCCCCGGTGTGACCCATCGTGCGGCAGTAGGTCGCCCGCATGAAGGCGGCGGCGGCGCGCCGACCGGCTCGGGGGCGGTCTACATCTATGATCGTCACGAAGATGGCACATGGACGCTCCAAGCCCACCTTACTCCTCCCGTCGCGAACCCCGGACCAATCCGCTTCGGTTGGGCCTTGGATATCGAAGAGGTTGGGGCTCATCGCCTCATTGTCGGAGCGCCGGTGGATTCCGCATTTGGGAGCGCATCCGGCTCGGGTTTCGTGTTCGAGCGAGATGGCGGCACGGGAGCGTGGAATCCAGTCCAGGTTCTCTTCGGTCACGATACCGATGGCAACGACCTCTTTGGCTCAGAGTTGATTCTGGGCAATGGCGCTTCGGCCGGTCAGGCCATTGTCGGAGCCGAGCAGTGGAACTGCCGAGATCGCGGAGATGAGTTTACCGTCGGCGCCGTCTACTCATTCGACCTCGACCCCGGCAGCGGCGGCGCCTGTCCGCCGCCGGTGCTCACGTTGCAGAAAGTCCCCGACTGCTCCAGCGGGCTGGGCGGTGAACTCGAGGTCCGCTGGTTCCAGGCCACGCCTGACCGCAGCGCCCGCGTCGCCATCCTCTTCGGCCGGCGCACCGGCGGCTTCGTCATCCCCAACGGCAACCCCTGCGCCGGCACGCCGCTGGGCCTTGGCTCGCTGGAACTGCAAGTCGCATTCACCGGATCATCCGGCCAGTTCGGCGCCGGTCGCGTCAAGACCAGCATCCCCCGAGCCGCCTGCGGCGGCTACCTCCAACTCCTCGACGTCACCCGATGCGCCACCAGCAACGTCGTGAGGATTGAGTAG
- a CDS encoding HlyC/CorC family transporter, with protein MFPWGSADIPLLLVLPVAVVFSAAFSGTETALFGLRAHERRDLAEQNDAVSRAAAALLANPRMLLITLLLGNMTVNVTYFVVSSVLLLRIDDTTAGQAEAVLASVVMLAAIILFGEVLPKLLAAAHSRLWVRWTAVPLLALHGFLAPVRLPLSRFIIEPLIRLGVSPGRLAAISHDELDSLLEISRDAHVIDRDEYELLSDIVRLSRQTTRDIMTPRVRMGAFPIDVERGQLLDEVRRSRLARVPIFEGSLDTIVGVLNMRRFLLDESLTVPAAMEPPTFIPELATLDRLLEHFRTTQTRLALVVDEFGQTTGMVTLDDVMGELYGRAAEHASDRHLVMLIGLGRWIIDGDLNIHDFADAFAIDIESPRISTVAGLVSQELQRVPKLGDSVVVGAYRLMVRAVRRSRAVSVEVEVIE; from the coding sequence ATGTTCCCATGGGGCTCGGCTGACATTCCACTGCTGCTCGTTCTGCCCGTCGCGGTAGTTTTCAGCGCTGCGTTCAGCGGGACGGAAACGGCGCTGTTCGGCCTGCGGGCCCACGAGCGCCGCGACCTGGCCGAGCAGAACGACGCCGTCTCCCGCGCCGCCGCGGCCTTGCTGGCCAACCCGCGCATGCTCCTCATCACGCTGCTGCTGGGCAACATGACCGTCAACGTCACCTACTTCGTCGTCTCCTCGGTGCTGCTGCTGCGCATCGACGACACGACCGCGGGCCAGGCGGAGGCGGTGCTCGCCTCGGTGGTCATGCTTGCGGCGATCATCCTCTTCGGCGAGGTGCTGCCCAAGCTGCTCGCCGCCGCGCACAGCCGGCTGTGGGTGCGCTGGACGGCGGTGCCGCTGCTGGCCCTGCACGGCTTTCTGGCGCCGGTTCGGCTGCCGCTGAGCCGCTTTATCATCGAGCCGCTCATTCGCCTGGGAGTCTCGCCCGGCCGCCTCGCCGCCATCAGCCACGACGAACTCGACTCGCTGCTGGAAATCTCCCGCGATGCGCACGTCATCGACCGCGATGAGTACGAACTGCTCAGCGACATCGTGCGCCTGAGCCGGCAGACGACGCGCGACATCATGACGCCGCGCGTGCGCATGGGCGCGTTTCCGATTGACGTGGAGCGTGGCCAGCTGCTCGACGAGGTTCGCCGGTCGCGCCTGGCGCGCGTGCCGATCTTCGAAGGCAGCCTGGACACGATCGTGGGGGTGCTCAACATGCGCCGGTTTCTGCTGGACGAGTCGCTCACGGTGCCCGCAGCCATGGAGCCGCCTACGTTCATTCCCGAACTGGCCACGCTCGACCGCCTGCTCGAGCACTTCCGCACGACGCAGACGCGCCTGGCGCTGGTGGTCGATGAGTTCGGGCAGACGACGGGGATGGTGACGCTCGACGACGTGATGGGCGAGTTGTACGGCCGGGCCGCCGAGCACGCCTCTGACCGGCACCTGGTCATGCTCATCGGCCTGGGCCGATGGATCATCGACGGCGATCTGAACATTCACGACTTTGCCGACGCATTCGCGATCGACATCGAGTCGCCGCGCATCTCCACCGTGGCCGGGCTCGTCTCGCAGGAACTGCAGCGCGTGCCGAAGCTGGGCGATTCGGTGGTGGTCGGCGCGTATCGGCTGATGGTGCGCGCCGTGCGCCGTTCGCGGGCGGTGTCGGTCGAAGTGGAGGTGATCGAATGA
- a CDS encoding DUF21 domain-containing protein — MSVLTIASAPAAAPAPEWWWWLVYAVLFAAGLLGSALFSGLETAIYSMSRLRLIVRQSRGERAAATLRGETADAQRMISTLLISNNICNFVVSFAITAILTAGLRWGEAKSIIVQALLLTPVLFIFGETIPKEIGRARADVVAYPLAPMLRFVRRIYSWTGILWFFQSASRLLSQLVGGSMTGAVLSARARIAALIEEGVGHGTLSARQTDIVDRALSLRQITAGSRMVPWKRVQALDAQDTLESLRRRHATLGYARYPVVDRGGRVVGVIELIDLIAAGPGATAGEVCRPAPFAGESMDARAAIAMLRKLGAVMGVVGTPQQPRGIITLRGLVEPLMAEEEGE, encoded by the coding sequence ATGAGCGTCCTGACGATCGCCTCGGCCCCCGCTGCGGCGCCGGCGCCCGAGTGGTGGTGGTGGCTCGTGTATGCGGTGCTGTTCGCGGCGGGCCTGCTCGGCTCGGCATTGTTTTCCGGGCTTGAAACGGCCATCTACTCGATGAGCCGGCTGCGACTGATCGTTCGCCAGAGCCGGGGCGAACGGGCCGCCGCCACGCTGCGCGGCGAGACTGCCGATGCGCAGCGCATGATTTCGACGCTGCTCATCTCCAACAACATCTGCAATTTCGTCGTGTCGTTTGCCATCACGGCCATTCTGACGGCCGGGCTGCGATGGGGCGAAGCGAAGTCGATTATCGTGCAGGCTCTGCTGCTCACGCCGGTGCTGTTCATTTTCGGCGAGACGATCCCCAAGGAGATCGGCCGGGCCCGCGCCGACGTCGTGGCATATCCGCTGGCGCCAATGCTGCGGTTCGTCCGTCGCATCTATTCGTGGACGGGCATCCTGTGGTTCTTTCAGAGCGCGAGCCGGCTGCTCTCGCAACTCGTGGGCGGCAGCATGACCGGCGCGGTGCTCAGCGCGCGGGCCCGCATTGCGGCGCTCATCGAAGAGGGCGTGGGGCACGGCACACTTTCGGCCCGGCAGACGGACATCGTGGACCGCGCGCTGTCGCTGCGGCAGATCACGGCCGGCAGCCGCATGGTGCCGTGGAAGCGCGTGCAGGCGCTCGATGCGCAGGACACGCTCGAGAGTCTGCGGCGGCGGCACGCGACGCTGGGCTATGCGCGCTATCCGGTGGTCGATCGCGGCGGCCGGGTGGTCGGCGTGATCGAACTCATTGACCTCATCGCCGCCGGACCAGGCGCGACGGCGGGCGAGGTCTGCCGGCCGGCGCCGTTCGCAGGGGAGTCGATGGATGCGCGCGCGGCGATCGCGATGCTGCGCAAGCTCGGCGCCGTGATGGGTGTGGTCGGCACGCCCCAACAGCCGCGCGGCATCATCACCCTGCGCGGCCTCGTCGAACCATTGATGGCCGAAGAGGAAGGTGAGTGA
- a CDS encoding AAA family ATPase: protein MATGNPAAVEAQAQKFREDYQKVKSQVQKMIVGHEEIIDGVLVCLFVGGHCLLEGVPGLGKTLLIRSLSQALQLDFSRIQFTPDLMPADVTGTTIVVETEHGREFRFQKGPIFAQMVLADEINRATPKTQSALLEAMQEKSVTVGGETHMLDQPFFVMATQNPIEQEGTYPLPEAQLDRFFFKLNVGYSKRNELSEILNRTTRSESPEIQSVLDGPSIVNYQRLVRQVIVAPHVQDYAVRAVLSTHPNEQYATPMVNQFLRFGASPRAAQALVLAGKVFALLDSRANVAVDDIKRAALPAMRHRCLLNFEGEAEGLSTDSVLQNILETLPVDAGVGVGA from the coding sequence ATGGCCACAGGCAATCCAGCAGCCGTTGAAGCCCAGGCGCAGAAGTTCCGCGAGGACTACCAGAAGGTCAAGTCGCAGGTCCAGAAGATGATCGTGGGCCACGAGGAGATCATCGACGGCGTGCTCGTCTGCCTCTTCGTCGGCGGCCACTGCCTGCTCGAAGGCGTGCCCGGCCTGGGCAAGACGCTGCTCATCCGCTCCCTCAGCCAGGCCCTGCAGCTGGATTTCTCGCGCATCCAGTTCACGCCCGACCTCATGCCCGCCGACGTGACCGGCACGACGATCGTCGTCGAGACCGAACACGGCCGCGAGTTCCGTTTCCAGAAGGGGCCCATCTTCGCCCAGATGGTGCTGGCCGACGAAATCAACCGCGCCACGCCCAAGACCCAGTCCGCCCTCCTCGAAGCCATGCAGGAAAAGAGCGTGACCGTCGGCGGCGAGACGCACATGCTCGACCAGCCCTTCTTCGTCATGGCCACGCAGAACCCCATCGAGCAGGAAGGCACCTACCCGCTCCCCGAGGCCCAGCTCGACCGCTTCTTCTTCAAGCTCAACGTCGGCTACTCGAAGCGCAACGAACTCTCCGAGATCCTCAACCGCACCACGCGCAGCGAGTCGCCCGAGATTCAGTCAGTGCTCGACGGGCCCTCGATCGTCAACTATCAGAGGCTGGTGCGGCAGGTGATCGTCGCGCCGCACGTGCAGGATTACGCGGTGCGCGCGGTGCTCTCGACGCACCCCAACGAACAGTACGCCACGCCGATGGTCAACCAGTTCCTGCGCTTCGGCGCCTCGCCCCGCGCCGCCCAGGCGCTGGTCCTCGCCGGCAAGGTCTTCGCGCTGCTCGACAGCCGGGCCAACGTCGCCGTCGACGACATCAAGCGCGCTGCGCTCCCCGCCATGCGCCACCGCTGCCTGCTCAACTTTGAAGGCGAAGCCGAAGGCCTGAGCACCGATTCGGTGCTGCAGAACATCCTCGAAACGCTGCCGGTCGACGCCGGCGTGGGCGTGGGGGCCTGA